Proteins encoded within one genomic window of Ideonella dechloratans:
- a CDS encoding ABC transporter ATP-binding protein: MTQSPASTRDDSAFLQIHNVVKDFGGYKAVNNVSLDIAKGEIFALLGSSGCGKTTLLRMLAGFETPTSGRIILNGQDLAGLPPYERPLNMMFQSYALFPHLTVWDNIAFGLRRDGMPRDAVADRVEAMLKLVQLGKYAKRKPHQLSGGQQQRVALARSLAKQPQLLLLDEPLGALDKKLREQTQIELVNIIEQVGVTCVMVTHDQEEAMTMASRIAVMSEGRFLQVGSPNEIYETPQTRFVADFIGNVNMMDGTVEVDENDHVVIAGEDCKHYVGHGITGTLGMPVTVALRPEKIHLARHKPADEFNCTEGVIEEMSYFGSFTVYRLKLASGATLKVSMANTVRQREDELTWGDKVWAHWSRSAHVVLTQ; this comes from the coding sequence ATGACGCAATCTCCCGCCAGCACCCGTGACGACAGCGCCTTCCTCCAGATCCACAACGTGGTGAAGGATTTCGGAGGCTACAAGGCCGTCAACAACGTCAGCCTGGACATCGCCAAGGGCGAAATCTTCGCCCTGCTGGGGTCGTCCGGCTGCGGCAAGACGACCCTTCTGCGGATGCTGGCGGGGTTCGAGACCCCCACCTCGGGGCGGATCATCCTCAACGGCCAGGATCTGGCGGGTCTCCCGCCCTACGAGCGGCCGCTGAACATGATGTTCCAGTCGTATGCGCTGTTCCCCCACCTCACCGTGTGGGACAACATCGCGTTCGGTCTGCGTCGTGATGGCATGCCCCGGGACGCGGTCGCCGACCGCGTCGAGGCCATGCTCAAGCTGGTGCAACTGGGCAAGTACGCCAAGCGCAAGCCGCACCAGCTCTCCGGTGGCCAGCAGCAGCGGGTCGCCCTGGCCCGCAGCCTGGCCAAGCAGCCGCAGCTGCTGCTGCTGGACGAGCCCCTGGGCGCCCTGGACAAGAAGCTGCGCGAGCAGACCCAGATCGAGCTGGTGAACATCATCGAGCAGGTCGGCGTGACCTGCGTGATGGTGACCCACGACCAGGAAGAGGCCATGACCATGGCCAGCCGCATCGCGGTCATGAGCGAGGGCCGCTTCCTGCAGGTGGGCTCACCCAACGAGATCTACGAAACCCCGCAGACCCGCTTCGTGGCCGACTTCATCGGCAACGTCAACATGATGGACGGGACGGTCGAGGTGGACGAGAACGATCATGTCGTCATCGCCGGAGAGGACTGCAAGCACTATGTCGGACATGGCATCACCGGCACGCTGGGCATGCCGGTGACGGTGGCCCTGCGGCCGGAGAAGATCCACCTGGCCCGCCACAAGCCGGCCGACGAGTTCAACTGCACCGAGGGCGTCATCGAGGAGATGTCCTACTTCGGCAGCTTCACCGTCTACCGCCTCAAGCTGGCCAGTGGCGCCACCCTGAAGGTGAGCATGGCCAACACCGTGCGACAGCGCGAGGACGAACTGACCTGGGGCGACAAGGTCTGGGCCCACTGGTCCCGCTCGGCCCATGTGGTGCTGACCCAGTGA